In Solanum pennellii chromosome 7, SPENNV200, the following are encoded in one genomic region:
- the LOC107026410 gene encoding probable E3 ubiquitin-protein ligase XBOS32 isoform X2: protein MRFLSLVGNSFGCSASGERLVSAARDGDIQEAKALLDYNPRLVRYSTFGVRNSPLHYSAAQGHHEIVSLLLESGVDINLRNYRGQTALMQACQYGHWEVVQILILFMANIHKADYLNGGTALHLAALNGHSRCIRLLLADYIPSIPNFCNVMRKRSKNEDSIQEFDDFALHEVINRPADGGITALHMAALNGHVESLQLLLDLGASVTKVTVEDGTTIDLIGAGSTPLHYAACGGNAQCCQLLIARGASLNTENVNGWTSLMVARSWHRDGLEEILSTRPEKQPRPLPSPFLCLPLMSIVKIARECGWRTIDSPTSTCLDPCVVCLERKCTVAAEGCFHEFCTRCALYLCSTSNTSTAAHGPPGSIPCPLCRHGIVSFIKLADTTPIIKEAARTSLSLPFCSCTADGQEPTTLETPLCKPDLYCSRLSPLGSSFRSLSCQKFPALKFSPGLCMGTPDTSPSLVPRTGEREHLTRCSRPSFRRSTSNVEARRWLCSFSHSVETGSSF from the exons ATGAGATTTTTGAGCCTTGTGGGAAATTCATTTGGATGCTCTGCGTCAGGCGAGCGGTTAGTTTCTGCAGCTAGAGATGGAGATATCCAGGAAGCTAAGGCTTTACTGGATTATAATCCCCGGTTAGTGAGGTATTCGACTTTTGGTGTTCGAAATTCACCACTCCATTACTCTGCTGCCCAAGGACATCATGAG ATTGTTAGTCTCTTGCTTGAGTCTGGAGTTGACATCAATCTCAGAAACTACCGTGGACAG ACTGCTTTGATGCAAGCATGTCAGTATGGTCACTGGGAGGTCGTTCAGATTCTCATTCTTTTCATGGCTAAT ATTCATAAGGCTGATTATCTCAACGGGGGTACAGCACTTCATTTAGCTGCTCTAAATGGACATTCTCGATGTATACGGCTTCTCCTTGCTGATTATATTCCCAGCATCCCTAATTTCTGCAATGTCATGAGAAAGAGATCAAAAAATGAAGACTCTATCCAAGAATTTGATGACTT TGCACTACATGAGGTGATCAATAGACCTGCTGATGGAGGCATTACCGCCCTTCATATGGCAGCACTGAATGGCCATGTGGAAAGTCTGCAACTACTCTTGGATTTGGGGGCTTCGGTCACCAAGGTTACTGTGGAAGATGGGACTACAATTGATTTGATAG GTGCAGGAAGTACACCACTTCATTATGCTGCATGTGGTGGGAATGCTCAGTGTTGCCAG CTTTTAATTGCCAGGGGTGCCAGTCTCAATACAGAAAATGTGAATGG GTGGACATCTTTGATGGTTGCTCGATCATGGCATAGAGATGGGCTGGAGGAGATTTTAAGTACTCGTCCAGAAAAACAACCACGTCCCCTTCCTTCACCATTCTTATGCCTCCCTCTTATGAGTATAGTGAAGATTGCTAG AGAATGTGGATGGAGAACAATTGATTCCCCTACGTCAACTTGTTTAGACCCTTGTGTTGTTTGTCTGGAAAGAAAGTGTACAGTTGCTGCAGAAG GTTGTTTTCATGAGTTCTGCACGCGCTGTGCATTGTACCTGTGTTCCACCAGTAACACCTCAACCGCAGCCCACGGCCCTCCAGGTTCGATTCCTTGCCCTTTATGTCGACACGGCATTGTTTCATTCATTAAGCTAGCGGATACGACACCAATCATCAAGGAAGCAGCACGAACGAGTCTGTCGTTGCCTTTTTGTTCCTGTACAGCTGATGGACAAGAACCAACTACATTAGAAACACCTTTATGCAAGCCCGATTTATATTGCTCCCGACTCTCCCCTCTAGGCTCTTCCTTTCGCTCGTTAAGCTGCCAAAAGTTCCCAGCACTGAAATTCAGCCCAGGCCTTTGTATGGGAACACCAGACACAAGTCCATCCTTAGTTCCGAGAACCGGTGAACGAGAACATCTGACTCGATGCTCACGACCTAGCTTTAGGCGATCAACGTCAAACGTCGAAGCTAGAAGATGGTTGTGTTCTTTCAGCCATTCTGTAGAAACTGGAAGCAGTTTCTGA
- the LOC107026410 gene encoding probable E3 ubiquitin-protein ligase XBOS32 isoform X3, giving the protein MQACQYGHWEVVQILILFMANIHKADYLNGGTALHLAALNGHSRCIRLLLADYIPSIPNFCNVMRKRSKNEDSIQEFDDFALHEVINRPADGGITALHMAALNGHVESLQLLLDLGASVTKVTVEDGTTIDLIGAGSTPLHYAACGGNAQCCQLLIARGASLNTENVNGWTSLMVARSWHRDGLEEILSTRPEKQPRPLPSPFLCLPLMSIVKIARECGWRTIDSPTSTCLDPCVVCLERKCTVAAEGCFHEFCTRCALYLCSTSNTSTAAHGPPGSIPCPLCRHGIVSFIKLADTTPIIKEAARTSLSLPFCSCTADGQEPTTLETPLCKPDLYCSRLSPLGSSFRSLSCQKFPALKFSPGLCMGTPDTSPSLVPRTGEREHLTRCSRPSFRRSTSNVEARRWLCSFSHSVETGSSF; this is encoded by the exons ATGCAAGCATGTCAGTATGGTCACTGGGAGGTCGTTCAGATTCTCATTCTTTTCATGGCTAAT ATTCATAAGGCTGATTATCTCAACGGGGGTACAGCACTTCATTTAGCTGCTCTAAATGGACATTCTCGATGTATACGGCTTCTCCTTGCTGATTATATTCCCAGCATCCCTAATTTCTGCAATGTCATGAGAAAGAGATCAAAAAATGAAGACTCTATCCAAGAATTTGATGACTT TGCACTACATGAGGTGATCAATAGACCTGCTGATGGAGGCATTACCGCCCTTCATATGGCAGCACTGAATGGCCATGTGGAAAGTCTGCAACTACTCTTGGATTTGGGGGCTTCGGTCACCAAGGTTACTGTGGAAGATGGGACTACAATTGATTTGATAG GTGCAGGAAGTACACCACTTCATTATGCTGCATGTGGTGGGAATGCTCAGTGTTGCCAG CTTTTAATTGCCAGGGGTGCCAGTCTCAATACAGAAAATGTGAATGG GTGGACATCTTTGATGGTTGCTCGATCATGGCATAGAGATGGGCTGGAGGAGATTTTAAGTACTCGTCCAGAAAAACAACCACGTCCCCTTCCTTCACCATTCTTATGCCTCCCTCTTATGAGTATAGTGAAGATTGCTAG AGAATGTGGATGGAGAACAATTGATTCCCCTACGTCAACTTGTTTAGACCCTTGTGTTGTTTGTCTGGAAAGAAAGTGTACAGTTGCTGCAGAAG GTTGTTTTCATGAGTTCTGCACGCGCTGTGCATTGTACCTGTGTTCCACCAGTAACACCTCAACCGCAGCCCACGGCCCTCCAGGTTCGATTCCTTGCCCTTTATGTCGACACGGCATTGTTTCATTCATTAAGCTAGCGGATACGACACCAATCATCAAGGAAGCAGCACGAACGAGTCTGTCGTTGCCTTTTTGTTCCTGTACAGCTGATGGACAAGAACCAACTACATTAGAAACACCTTTATGCAAGCCCGATTTATATTGCTCCCGACTCTCCCCTCTAGGCTCTTCCTTTCGCTCGTTAAGCTGCCAAAAGTTCCCAGCACTGAAATTCAGCCCAGGCCTTTGTATGGGAACACCAGACACAAGTCCATCCTTAGTTCCGAGAACCGGTGAACGAGAACATCTGACTCGATGCTCACGACCTAGCTTTAGGCGATCAACGTCAAACGTCGAAGCTAGAAGATGGTTGTGTTCTTTCAGCCATTCTGTAGAAACTGGAAGCAGTTTCTGA
- the LOC107026410 gene encoding probable E3 ubiquitin-protein ligase XBOS32 isoform X1: protein MPERYPKTMRFLSLVGNSFGCSASGERLVSAARDGDIQEAKALLDYNPRLVRYSTFGVRNSPLHYSAAQGHHEIVSLLLESGVDINLRNYRGQTALMQACQYGHWEVVQILILFMANIHKADYLNGGTALHLAALNGHSRCIRLLLADYIPSIPNFCNVMRKRSKNEDSIQEFDDFALHEVINRPADGGITALHMAALNGHVESLQLLLDLGASVTKVTVEDGTTIDLIGAGSTPLHYAACGGNAQCCQLLIARGASLNTENVNGWTSLMVARSWHRDGLEEILSTRPEKQPRPLPSPFLCLPLMSIVKIARECGWRTIDSPTSTCLDPCVVCLERKCTVAAEGCFHEFCTRCALYLCSTSNTSTAAHGPPGSIPCPLCRHGIVSFIKLADTTPIIKEAARTSLSLPFCSCTADGQEPTTLETPLCKPDLYCSRLSPLGSSFRSLSCQKFPALKFSPGLCMGTPDTSPSLVPRTGEREHLTRCSRPSFRRSTSNVEARRWLCSFSHSVETGSSF from the exons ATGCCAGAACGATATCCGAAAACTATGAGATTTTTGAGCCTTGTGGGAAATTCATTTGGATGCTCTGCGTCAGGCGAGCGGTTAGTTTCTGCAGCTAGAGATGGAGATATCCAGGAAGCTAAGGCTTTACTGGATTATAATCCCCGGTTAGTGAGGTATTCGACTTTTGGTGTTCGAAATTCACCACTCCATTACTCTGCTGCCCAAGGACATCATGAG ATTGTTAGTCTCTTGCTTGAGTCTGGAGTTGACATCAATCTCAGAAACTACCGTGGACAG ACTGCTTTGATGCAAGCATGTCAGTATGGTCACTGGGAGGTCGTTCAGATTCTCATTCTTTTCATGGCTAAT ATTCATAAGGCTGATTATCTCAACGGGGGTACAGCACTTCATTTAGCTGCTCTAAATGGACATTCTCGATGTATACGGCTTCTCCTTGCTGATTATATTCCCAGCATCCCTAATTTCTGCAATGTCATGAGAAAGAGATCAAAAAATGAAGACTCTATCCAAGAATTTGATGACTT TGCACTACATGAGGTGATCAATAGACCTGCTGATGGAGGCATTACCGCCCTTCATATGGCAGCACTGAATGGCCATGTGGAAAGTCTGCAACTACTCTTGGATTTGGGGGCTTCGGTCACCAAGGTTACTGTGGAAGATGGGACTACAATTGATTTGATAG GTGCAGGAAGTACACCACTTCATTATGCTGCATGTGGTGGGAATGCTCAGTGTTGCCAG CTTTTAATTGCCAGGGGTGCCAGTCTCAATACAGAAAATGTGAATGG GTGGACATCTTTGATGGTTGCTCGATCATGGCATAGAGATGGGCTGGAGGAGATTTTAAGTACTCGTCCAGAAAAACAACCACGTCCCCTTCCTTCACCATTCTTATGCCTCCCTCTTATGAGTATAGTGAAGATTGCTAG AGAATGTGGATGGAGAACAATTGATTCCCCTACGTCAACTTGTTTAGACCCTTGTGTTGTTTGTCTGGAAAGAAAGTGTACAGTTGCTGCAGAAG GTTGTTTTCATGAGTTCTGCACGCGCTGTGCATTGTACCTGTGTTCCACCAGTAACACCTCAACCGCAGCCCACGGCCCTCCAGGTTCGATTCCTTGCCCTTTATGTCGACACGGCATTGTTTCATTCATTAAGCTAGCGGATACGACACCAATCATCAAGGAAGCAGCACGAACGAGTCTGTCGTTGCCTTTTTGTTCCTGTACAGCTGATGGACAAGAACCAACTACATTAGAAACACCTTTATGCAAGCCCGATTTATATTGCTCCCGACTCTCCCCTCTAGGCTCTTCCTTTCGCTCGTTAAGCTGCCAAAAGTTCCCAGCACTGAAATTCAGCCCAGGCCTTTGTATGGGAACACCAGACACAAGTCCATCCTTAGTTCCGAGAACCGGTGAACGAGAACATCTGACTCGATGCTCACGACCTAGCTTTAGGCGATCAACGTCAAACGTCGAAGCTAGAAGATGGTTGTGTTCTTTCAGCCATTCTGTAGAAACTGGAAGCAGTTTCTGA
- the LOC107024126 gene encoding uncharacterized protein LOC107024126: MAILFTPFSYSFFPKKLNTNFSTINGYTYNFSNRYPFHSSVLCSSQISQQPQICSQTPSPILIDKSFLYVSEAKSENELWAASCLRVRTFYGFHHEILNIEDHTKYLTEREFEALTERIAGKRVGFGRVSCINATLPFSEVSNVAYDLSTSCKFSHDNADLVVVGTLDVNQCIRLPDEITGMKPKGIGADFARGYLSNVCVAGELQRNGLGYALICKAKTVAKDMGISDLYVHVAIDNEPAKKLYIKCGFVQENEEPAWQARFLDRPRRLLLWTDLSISSDVSM; encoded by the exons atggcaaTTCTCTTTACACCATTTTCATACTCTTTCTTCCCCAAAAAACTCAACACCAATTTCTCCACCATCAATGGCTATACCTATAATTTCAGTAACAGATACCCTTTTCATTCTTCTGTTCTCTGTTCTTCTCAAATTTCTCAACAACCCCAAATTTGTTCACAAACCCCATCACCAATCTTGATTGATAAAtcttttttatatgtatctGAAGCTAAATCTGAAAATGAGTTGTGGGCTGCTTCTTGTCTTCGCGTTAGGACTTTCTATGGCTTTCACCATGAAATTCTTAACATAGAA GATCATACAAAGTACCTGACTGAACGTGAGTTTGAAGCACTGACGGAACGTATTGCTGGGAAAAGGGTCGGCTTTGGAAGAGTTTCTTGCATCAATGCCACCCTTCCATTTTCAGAAGTCTCAAATGTTGCATATGATTTGAGTACTTCGTGTAAG TTTTCTCATGATAACGCGGATCTAGTTGTTGTCGGGACCCTGGACGTTAACCAGTGCATCAGACTACCGGATGAAATCACAGGAATGAAACCAAAG GGAATAGGAGCTGATTTTGCTAGGGGATACTTGAGTAATGTATGCGTTGCTGGAGAATTGCAAAGAAATGGCCTCGGCTACGCTCTTATTTGTAAAGCAAAGACGGTTGCTAAAGACATGG GAATAAGTGATCTATACGTCCATGTTGCCATCGACAACGAGCCAGCAAAAAAGTTGTACATAAAGTGTGGTTTTGTTCAGGAGAACGAGGAACCTGCGTGGCAAGCAAGGTTCTTAGATCGACCTCGAAGACTTCTATTATGGACAGATCTCTCCATTTCTTCTGATGTTTCAATGTAA